One stretch of Francisella sp. LA112445 DNA includes these proteins:
- a CDS encoding phosphoribosyl-AMP cyclohydrolase — protein sequence MTRQDIDNALAKWKDGLLEISKTYREGGDYKQLAHSLIKDIYAYDNSNVLFKPTLASKKMFRGDLEGAVSYFVAGNEKYSEDNGFAISPWAELEFENAGYIIEDNIGMVMGNKHLTQTDGTKVVANYTMAFKPNEKGELQIVLHHSSLPYTPV from the coding sequence ATGACTAGACAAGATATAGATAATGCACTTGCTAAATGGAAAGATGGTTTATTAGAAATCTCTAAAACTTATAGAGAAGGAGGAGACTATAAGCAGTTGGCTCATAGCCTTATCAAAGATATATATGCTTATGATAATAGTAACGTTCTATTTAAGCCTACTTTAGCTTCTAAAAAAATGTTTAGAGGTGATTTAGAAGGTGCAGTATCTTATTTTGTTGCAGGTAATGAAAAATACAGCGAAGACAATGGTTTTGCTATTAGCCCTTGGGCAGAACTAGAGTTTGAAAATGCTGGATACATTATCGAAGATAATATTGGTATGGTTATGGGTAACAAGCATCTAACTCAAACTGATGGCACAAAAGTTGTAGCTAACTATACGATGGCATTTAAACCAAATGAAAAAGGTGAACTACAAATCGTACTTCACCATTCATCTTTACCATATACTCCAGTATAA
- a CDS encoding mandelate racemase/muconate lactonizing enzyme family protein translates to MKIVAVEIFDVYCDKRPAWSPVFVKVITDEGITGVGEAGLAYDLGHSAAANMIREFAEEMVLGTDPFESERLWDRMLRESFWGLGGGPVVYAAMSAIDIALWDIKGKALGIPVYQLLGGKTNKKLRTYASQLQFDWDEYERKTLFKPEDYAKATEKAVAEGYDAIKVDPMMFDHKGDTLYNCTLPFRRDHLNLICQRMQAIRDVLGENGDIIFECHSLPSLTSALQLGEIAEDFNCLYFEEPVNYLNSKLHEPLKDKLRVPIAAGERLYLRHGVREYIEKQTIDILQPDIGLCGGLTEAKKICDYVDMYDVKIQAHVCGGPIATAASLHLETAIPNFIIHEHHTYALKDFNRELCIQDPQPVNGYFEAPDVPGLGIEINEKALSKKTNKVIVK, encoded by the coding sequence ATGAAAATAGTAGCAGTAGAAATATTTGATGTATATTGTGACAAAAGGCCAGCTTGGTCACCAGTATTTGTGAAAGTAATTACAGATGAAGGGATAACGGGAGTTGGTGAGGCCGGATTAGCTTATGATTTAGGACACTCAGCAGCAGCAAATATGATTAGAGAATTTGCTGAAGAAATGGTACTTGGTACAGATCCTTTTGAGAGTGAAAGGCTGTGGGATAGAATGCTACGTGAGAGTTTTTGGGGACTTGGTGGAGGCCCTGTTGTGTATGCGGCGATGAGTGCTATTGATATCGCCTTGTGGGATATTAAAGGAAAAGCCTTGGGGATACCTGTATATCAACTTCTTGGTGGAAAAACTAATAAGAAACTTAGAACTTATGCCAGTCAGTTACAGTTTGATTGGGATGAGTATGAGCGTAAGACACTATTTAAGCCAGAAGATTATGCAAAAGCGACAGAGAAAGCTGTAGCAGAAGGTTATGATGCAATCAAAGTTGATCCGATGATGTTTGATCACAAAGGTGATACTCTTTATAATTGTACATTACCATTTCGTAGAGATCATTTGAATCTGATCTGTCAAAGAATGCAAGCTATCCGTGATGTGCTTGGGGAGAATGGAGATATTATTTTTGAATGTCATAGTTTACCAAGCTTAACATCCGCACTACAATTAGGTGAGATAGCAGAGGATTTTAATTGTCTATATTTTGAAGAGCCAGTTAATTATCTAAATAGTAAGCTACATGAACCATTAAAAGATAAACTACGTGTTCCAATAGCAGCTGGTGAAAGATTGTATTTAAGGCATGGAGTACGAGAGTATATAGAAAAGCAGACTATTGATATTCTACAACCAGATATTGGACTATGTGGAGGTCTTACAGAGGCTAAAAAGATTTGTGACTATGTAGATATGTATGATGTTAAAATACAAGCCCATGTCTGTGGTGGTCCAATTGCAACAGCAGCAAGCCTGCACTTAGAAACAGCTATTCCAAACTTTATAATACATGAGCATCATACTTATGCTCTAAAAGATTTTAATAGAGAGCTTTGTATTCAAGATCCTCAACCTGTGAATGGCTATTTTGAAGCTCCTGATGTTCCAGGGCTTGGTATTGAGATAAATGAAAAAGCTCTTTCTAAGAAAACAAATAAAGTGATTGTTAAATAA
- a CDS encoding amidohydrolase family protein, with product MKIIDSHIHFWDIKNGYNDWVKNTDLPSRVAPDDLNVEAFVHIEAHSEIFNPLCEYKWLKSEFLDKDIKVIAFLDFTSDILEFEKKVIQLKEYKDIVGVRQIMAKTNKSSYSPFIKDIPNDLQDKLKILQQNNLVFEAQMYPEQFLTILSSIDSSQVTMVIEHFGLPIFNDKNSLECWYSLINECKQNSNWNLKLSGFELNNDSSYVNKALDFIFENIHDNQLCYGSNFPVSNQNNYSFWQSFLHKYINNDTISKNVFKNVAQNIYFNN from the coding sequence ATGAAAATAATTGATTCACATATACATTTTTGGGATATTAAAAATGGCTATAACGATTGGGTTAAGAATACAGATCTTCCAAGCAGGGTAGCTCCAGATGACTTAAATGTAGAAGCGTTTGTGCATATTGAAGCTCATAGTGAAATTTTTAATCCGTTATGTGAGTATAAGTGGCTTAAGTCAGAGTTTTTAGATAAAGATATTAAGGTAATAGCATTTCTTGACTTCACATCTGATATTCTTGAGTTTGAAAAAAAAGTTATTCAGTTAAAGGAATATAAAGATATAGTAGGAGTTCGCCAGATTATGGCAAAAACAAATAAGTCTAGCTATAGTCCATTTATAAAAGATATTCCAAATGATTTACAAGATAAACTAAAAATTCTACAACAGAATAATCTAGTATTTGAAGCTCAAATGTATCCAGAGCAGTTTCTAACTATTTTAAGTAGTATAGATAGCTCTCAAGTAACTATGGTAATAGAGCATTTTGGTTTACCAATATTTAATGATAAAAATAGCCTAGAGTGTTGGTATAGCTTAATAAATGAATGTAAACAAAATAGTAACTGGAATCTAAAGTTATCGGGGTTTGAATTAAATAATGATTCTTCTTATGTTAATAAAGCATTAGATTTTATTTTTGAAAATATACATGATAATCAGTTATGTTATGGGTCAAATTTTCCAGTTTCTAACCAAAATAATTATAGTTTTTGGCAGAGTTTTTTACATAAATATATCAATAATGATACGATATCAAAGAATGTCTTTAAAAATGTAGCACAGAACATTTATTTTAATAATTAA